Proteins encoded by one window of Acinonyx jubatus isolate Ajub_Pintada_27869175 chromosome X, VMU_Ajub_asm_v1.0, whole genome shotgun sequence:
- the GPR173 gene encoding probable G-protein coupled receptor 173: MANTTGEPQEVSGALSPPSASAYVKLVLLGLIMCVSLAGNAILSLLVLKERALHKAPYYFLLDLCLADGIRSAVCFPFVLASVRHGSSWTFSALSCKIVAFMAVLFCFHAAFMLFCISVTRYMAIAHHRFYAKRMTLWTCAAVICMAWTLSVAMAFPPVFDVGTYKFIREEDQCIFEHRYFKANDTLGFMLMLAVLMAATHAVYGKLLLFEYRHRKMKPVQMVPAISQNWTFHGPGATGQAAANWIAGFGRGPMPPTLLGIRQNGHTASRRLLGMDEVKGEKQLGRMFYAITLLFLLLWSPYIVACYWRVFVKACAVPHRYLATAVWMSFAQAAVNPIVCFLLNKDLKKCLRTHAPCWSTGGAPAPREPYCVM, encoded by the coding sequence ATGGCCAACACTACTGGAGAGCCCCAAGAGGTGAGCGGCGCACTATCCCCACCATCAGCATCAGCTTATGTGAAGCTGGTGCTGTTGGGACTGATCATGTGCGTAAGCCTGGCGGGCAATGCCATCTTGTCCCTGCTGGTGCTCAAGGAGCGTGCCCTGCACAAGGCTCCTTATTACTTTCTGCTGGACCTGTGCCTGGCTGACGGCATACGCTCTGCCGTCTGCTTCCCCTTTGTGCTGGCTTCTGTGCGCCACGGCTCCTCATGGACCTTCAGTGCTCTCAGCTGCAAGATTGTGGCCTTTATGGCTGTGCTCTTTTGCTTCCATGCGGCCTTCATGCTGTTCTGCATCAGCGTCACCCGCTACATGGCCATCGCCCACCACCGCTTCTACGCCAAGCGCATGACACTCTGGACATGCGCAGCTGTCATCTGCATGGCCTGGACCCTGTCTGTGGCCATGGCCTTCCCACCTGTCTTTGATGTGGGCACCTACAAGTTTATCCGTGAGGAGGACCAGTGCATCTTTGAGCATCGCTACTTCAAGGCCAATGACACGCTGGGCTTCATGCTTATGTTGGCTGTGCTCATGGCAGCCACACATGCTGTCTATGGCAAGCTGCTCCTCTTCGAGTATCGTCACCGCAAGATGAAGCCAGTGCAGATGGTGCCAGCCATTAGCCAGAACTGGACATTCCACGGTCCTGGGGCCACCGGCCAGGCTGCTGCCAACTGGATCGCTGGGTTTGGCCGTGGGCCCATGCCACCAACCCTGCTGGGTATCAGGCAGAATGGGCACACAGCCAGCCGGCGGCTGCTGGGCATGGACGAGGTCAAGGGTGAAAAGCAGCTGGGCCGTATGTTCTACGCGATCACATTGCTCTTCTTGCTCCTCTGGTCACCCTACATCGTGGCCTGCTACTGGCGAGTGTTTGTGAAAGCCTGTGCCGTGCCCCACCGTTACCTGGCCACCGCTGTTTGGATGAGCTTCGCCCAGGCTGCCGTCAACCCGATAGTCTGCTTCTTGCTCAACAAGGACCTCAAGAAGTGCCTGAGGACTCACGCCCCCTGCTGGAGCACAGGAGGTGCCCCGGCTCCCAGAGAACCGTACTGTGTCATGTGA